TGGCTAAGTATCGAATTTCCTTTTATGGATTTGATATAGTGAAATTTATGAAAATAAATGTATATAGAAATATTAAAAACAAAAAGGCTAAATATGAAAATATAGTATCTTACCATGAAAAGTTTTCCTATGAAGAAGATGGGTGGCAGAAGGAGTAAAAATGAAATTAATATTAATATTTATCTTTTTTCTTGAAATTATTTTAATATATGGAGAAGAGAAGAAAATGGAATTGATAAAAATAAAGGTAAGAATAGGAAGTAGTGAATATATCAGTTATGTACAAATGTCAAATGTAGAAGAATTTAAAAATTTTAAAATATTAAAAGAGATGTGATGAAGTGAAAAATATAGTGAAAAATATAAAATTTGAAAATAATCAAATATTTTTAGAAATTTTGAAAGAAGAAAAATTGAGAAAAGAAAATTACATCTTAGATGAAAAACTTTTTAAAAATAGAGTAGTACAATATCTTTTAGAAAAAAATTTAATAAAAGAGAATTTTTTTCCATGTTATGTTAATAAAGAAAAGATAGTATTAATAGTTTTTGAAAGCTTAAAAAAAGACATTTTGGATATTTTATATATTAAATTTAAGTTAAAAGTAATATCATTATTTTGTGATAAGAAAAGTTTCTTAATTGGAATGGAAAAGTTTAAAAAAATTCAAAAATATGGAGATATAGAAGAAATAGAAAATATATTTAGGGAACTTCAAAAAAAAGAAAATAAAAGTGAAAAGAATGAAAGTGAGGATATATATAAATCGCTTTCAATAGAAAGTCCAATAGTAGTTAAAGGACTCAGTGCAATAATAATTCATGGTGTAGAAAGAGAAGCGAGCGATATTCATATCGGATAACACTGATTTTAGTTTCAATAAGCTTAAAATCAGTGTTAAAAAAAATTGAAAATACTTATGGTAATACTTTGGTAATATTATTTTCAAGTAAGTCAGCTATCTTTTTTCCGTTATTACTATACATATGACTGTAAGTATTTAATGTAGTAGTAGGATTATCATGCCCTACTCTATCAGCAATATCAACTACATTTACACCCATATGAATAAGCATAGAAACATGACTGTGCCTTAAATCATGAATCCTTATATTTTTTAATCCTGCTTTTTTTAAATGCCTTCTCAGATTATTTCTAATAGATGATTGATGTCTAGAATATATAAAATCTCTATTTTCTATACCGTAAAGTGTTTTAATATGTTTTTTTAATATTTCCATAACAGATAAAGGCATGTCTACTACTCTGTTACTTTTTTCAGTTTTTGGGCTGTTAATTATAGCATCTTTAGTTACAAAAGTTTTTGTTTCATCCACCCTGATAGTACTATTTTTAAAATCAATATCATCTAATCTTAATGCTAATACTTCTCCTATTCTGAATCCTCCATAAAAAAGTAAACTGAAAAATGATCTATGTAAATAATCTTCTTTTAGAAAAGTTCCTATAAATTTTTCAAATTCATGAGGTTCCCATATTTCCATCTCTTTTTTAGGTTTATTTAATTTAGCTTTTCCAGTAATTTTTAAAGGATTGGATTTAAGATTATGAAATTTAATAGCATAATTAAAAAAAGCATTTAAATATTTTTGAATTCCACCAATATATGAATTACTATAATCTTTTTTTAAAAGTTTGTTTTGCCATTCTCTAATAGTTAGAGGAGTAATATCAGATACACTTATATCTTTAAAAAAAGGAAGAATATGCAGATTAAAAATTTTTTCTTTATTAATCATTGTAATATACTTGACTCTAACTTTTAAATCTTCATAATATAAATCATACATACTCTGAAAACTCATTGTTGGGTCAGATGTCATTTTAACTAAAAATTCTCTTTTCCATTTTTCAGCCTCTTTTTTTGTTCTGAATCCCCTCTTGTGTTTTTGCTTTCTTTTTCCCTGGTAATCGATGTAGTAAAAACTAGTTTCCCAACTTTTTTCATCTTTTGATTTATAAGTACTCATAAAAAAATCACGTCCTTTCTGTTATTTTTGAGTATAGCAAAATAACCAAAGTCGTGATATAATACAAATACCTAATATATATAGCATGACTTTAGTTGTGCATATATAGAGCAGTTATTGTTGGTAGCAATAGCTGCTTTTTTTATTTATTTTGGTATAATAGTTTTAGTATTTTTCTTTTTGTTATCTTTTGTATTTTAAATTTTTTAATTCTTGCAAGATTTTAAAATCAATATCACAATTGTAAATATATTCATCATCATTTTCATCAACAAGAAGTTCAGCAGAAAATTCATTAGCTTGTTTTTCAAAAATAGAATTTTTAGGCAATAGTGTATATTCTCTAGAAAATTGAACTTCTCTTGAACTATGACAAACTCCATGTCCAAGTTCATGAGCACATACAACTTTTTTGCTAAAATCATCTAAAGTTGAATTGATGATAATAGTTTTTTTTCCTTTTATTTTCTGATAACATCCTTTTGTATTTTCTCCTAAATCTTTAAATGTAACATATATTCCTAAATATTTGCACAATTTGAAAGGGTCTCTTGTTCCCCATTTTTTTACTAAATTCTTAACTCTAACAGGGATATTTATCATAAAATTCCTCCCTATTTTTTAGTTTTATTTTTTCTTTCTTGCTGTTTTATGAATTTAACCTCATAGAATGCTTCTTGAAGTGCTGTTAAGAATTTTTCTTTATCGTCATCAGATACAGAATCATCATTAAAGAACATTGCATTTTGATGTAATAATTCTTTAAGCTGTAAAGTTTCCCTTTTATTAAGAGTTTCTAATTCTGGATTTATAAAATATAAAGGTCGTTTAGTATCTGTTAGACCAACTAAATAATTTAAATCTATATTAAAAAATTTTGCATAAGCGGAAAGATATGTATTGTTTGGACTAGCTTGTCCATTTTCCCATCTCGAAATCATACTTTTTGTAATTTTTAAGTTGTATAATTTATTTAATTTTTCGCATAGTTCGTCCATAGATAAATTTTTTTCAAATCGAAGCTGTTTTAAAATATCTTTTGTTTCCATATAATGCCTCCTTTTTTCTATGTAATTATTTTACTACTTTTGTTCCTGAAAAGCAACTTTTTTTTAAAAAAAAGAAAAAAAGTTATATACTAAAAATGTTCCTTAATAGGAACGGAAAATAAAATAGAAGTGAGGTGAAATAGCATGGAAAAAGAAAAAAATAAAGGCTATTCTAAATTGAAAGGATATTTTGTTGAAAATAATATAAGTCAGCAAGATGTTGCTAAGTTATTAGAGATTAATCGTTCAACTTTAAATTCTAAATTAAATAGAAATAAAGCTGATTTTACAATGGAAGAAGCAAGGCTCATTTCTTTAAAGTATGGTTTAGATATGAATCAATTTTTTTTGATTTAATCGTTCCTTAATAGGAACGGAAAAATAAAATAGAAGTGAGGTGAAATAGCATGGAAAAAGAATTGAAGAAGGTTGATTTTAAAGAACAGGTTGGAGATAACATTTTAATTAAAACTAAAAATCATATACCATATGAAATTTATATTAATGGTCATGAATTGTCAGGAGTCTCAAACATTAAAATAAACACAAATTTAACCCATGACAGTTTTAACCACTCAATAATTTTAGAAATAAAAGTCATAAATGACTTAGAAATCATTAATGAAAGTTGAGGTGATTAAAATTACTTTCAAATTATTAGAGATTATAGGAAGAATTTCTGTAGGAATATTATTTTTAAAAAAAGCTAAAGAAATTCCCTATAAAAAGAAGACAGAAAAATTTCTTTGTTACCTAATGATGTTTTTATGGTTAGTTTCAGCTTTGATATGTTTAGATGAGATTTATGGAGGTGAATTAAGATGACAGAAAAACAGGGAAGGAAAATATTTAAAAAAGAGCTTGAGACTTTCTTAAAAAATTCCAAGCAAATAACAGAAGAAATAGCTGGAAATGTTTCTGAAGGGACTAAAAAGGGTACAGGTGAAAAAATTTCAGAAATAAAAGAAGTTGGTCAACAACTATGGAAGGATATTTGTTATTTAGAAAAAGAAAGATGGAAAGCTCTAAAAGAAATGATTGAGTGTTTGGAAAAAATGAAAAAAGTTAACTACTATCCATCACATAAAGAAGAGTACCACAAGTTGACACAGTGGTATCATGAAGCTCTAAAAAGACATGATGCTGCTGTATATGAACTGACTAATTATTAAATGGGGGTGAATTAGATGTGGAAGTGCAAAAAATGTAATGGTGAGGTAATAGGAATAGCAGAGGTTAATAATCTTTTTGATTTCAAATTAGATAAAGATGGAAAATTGAGTAAATATGATTCTGTTTGGGGACTTGAAGAAGCGATAATAGAGAGTTCAGAAGTTGAAAACTACTATTGTAAAAGTTGTGGTAAGAGTGATGATGATTTAAAAGAAATAGCGGTTTGGGAGGAAGATTAATGACATTAAAAGAGAAAATGTTTGAATATTTAAGAGAAAATCCAAAAGCATCATATAAAGAACTAGAAGAAAATGCTGGAATTCCTTATGGAGTGGCTAAAACTTATATGCACAGAGCAAAACAGAAAGGAGAATTAAAAGAGTTGGAAGATGGTGGATATGAAGTTGTAAAAGAACCACCAATAGAAAAAAGCTCATATAAAAAAGAGGTTATAACAGAAATGATAGATATTTATATGGAGGATTTTAGGGCTGTCAGTCCTAGTGAAAGAGTAGATATAGGTAAAAGAATAACAATGTTACTAGAAAAACTTTAAAACTATGGAGAAAAGATATGAATAAAAAAGACAAAGTGATACAGTTCATACTCAAAACATTACTACACTTATATTCAAAGGTAAGGAACTGATAGTTAAAAAACCAAGTGTTGCTAGATCAAGGCGAGAATGTGAAGAGTATGACATCCCTTATATAGAAATAGATGAATCAGAATTGCTTCCTGATGGAATATTTGAGAGAAGAGAAGATGGAAAATTATATCGAATTAGCCTAGAAACTCTAAAAGAGTTAAATCAATGGCCTTATAAAATTTTAATTGGAACAACTTATGATTTATAAATCTTAGAAAGGAGAAATTGAATGATTAAACCAGGAGATAGAGTTATTTATAATGTACAACCTGATTATGATGAATGTGGGAGTATTCCACTACTTAGAACTGTTGAAGAAGTAATAAAAACAAAAATAACACTTATTACAAACTTAATGATGTTGAGGACTTAGTTTTTGAAGATGATATTGAAGAAATTATTTCAGAAGGTAAGGAAAAATCACTGAGTGAAAAATGTCAGGTAGGTTAGGTTTGATTACATATTTGATTTTTAAAGTATCAGAAATGAAACTTCAAGACAGATGTTGTAATCCAGGGGAATCTTGGGGCTATGTTGTAAAAGTTTTATATGAAGAATCTGATCCAAAAGTTTTCTGGGAATATGTGGGGAATATAGTTTCTGAAATACAAAAATTTGTTAAATAAGGGGGTAATCATGGGCAGAGGTAAGAGTGAAGCAAAGAAAAGGGCGAAAAAGATAAGAGAAAAAAATCTAGCTAACTTATTGAGAATGAAAGAGCTAGGAACTCAATTAAAAGAAAAAGAATCACTACAGAAATTATTACTGGAGAAAAAAGTACCAAGACAAAATATAGTTTAGAAGGTGAAAATTATGAAGTTTTTATTCGCTAAGGATGTTATGCAGATAACAGGGTTAAAAATTACTAAATCAAGAGAGATAATTCGAGATTTAAATGGTGAATTGAAAGAAAAAGGATATCTGACTATTCAAGGCAGGGTACCTGAAAAATATTTTATAATAGATATTTTCCAAATGAAAGTGAGGGACAGTATGAAAACAAAAAGAAATAAAAAAAGCACTTCAAGAAGCTGCAACTTCTAAAAGTGCAAATCTATGATGAAAATCACATTACTTGGATTATAGCATAAGGAGGCTATGATGGCAATTAAAAAGTTTATGAAAAGAAATATAAAGATGTTGTATGTGTTAGGGATTGTAGCAACATTAGTTGGAATAAAGACAGCGTATGAGTGGAGAGGATATTTTGCCTTAGGTGGAGAAATACTTATTCTACTTATACCAGTGATGATACAAATATGGATAGCAATGGAGGAGTAAATGGATTTTAACTTATTAAAGAATTATACGAGCTTCACAAAAGGAGTAACACTTTCAGAAGAAAGACTGAAAATCAGGGAAGAAGCAAAAGAATTTCTATATGAGTTAAAAAATGGAAATAAAACACTTCAAATATCTGAGGGATTGGATGTAATAACAGCAATGTTTAATTATCTATTTATGTTGGGACTTTCTGAAAAAGAGTTCCAGGAACACATAGATAAATTAGATAGATATAAAAAAGAAAAATACCAATAGGAGGATTTAATTATGGAAATAAAAGTAACAGTAGACTTAGGAGAAAAAACAGCAGCACTATTAGAAACATTTATAACAGCATTATCAGGAAACAAGTCTGTTTCTACAGAAGCTCCAGCTTCTAAAACAACAATAAAGACACCAGCAACACAAGAAGTAAAAACAGAGATAAAACCAACAGCTCCAGTAGTAGAAACACAATCTACAGAAGCAGCAGTAGTACCAACAACAGCTCCAACTTATACACTTATAGAATTAGGAAATGCAGCAAAAGCAATATTGGATGCAGGAAATGTGGAAAAATTAAAAGCTCTTTTAGCGGATCAGTTTGGAGTAAAAGCTTTAACAGAACTAGCTCCAGAAAGATATGGTGAGTTTGCTACAGCTATAAGAGCTATGGGGGCGAAAATATAATGGCTCATGCAATATTAAGTGCATCAGGTGCAAGCAGATGGATGGCCTGCACACCTAGTGCAAGATTAGAGGAACAGTTTCCAGATAGTACATCAGAGTATGCAAAAGAAGGAACTTTGGCACATGAACTGTGTGAGCTAAAAGTCAGAAAAAATTTAATAGAACCAATGCATACAAGAACTTATAATTCTAAACTAAAAAAAATTAAAGAGCATGAATTGTGGCAGGATGAAATGGATAGACATACAGATACTTATTTAGAGTATATTCAAGGGTTGCTTCATTCATTTAGCTGTACTCCTGCTGTGATGGTAGAGAAGAAAGTGGATTTCAGTAGTTATGTACCTGATGGATTTGGTACAGCAGACTGCATTATTATTGCAGAGGGAGTTTTGCATGTAATAGATTTCAAATATGGTAAAGGGGTAGCTGTATCAGCAGAAAATAATTCACAAATGAAGCTTTATGGATTAGGAGCTTATTTAGAATATAGTTTTCTATATGCAATTGATAAAGTGAAAATGACTATAGTTCAGCCTAGATTGGATGAGGTTATATCAGAATATGAAATATCTGTAACTGAACTGATGGAATGGGCGGAGGAAATAGTTAAACCTTTAGCAGAAAAAGCATATAAAGGAGAAGGAACATATATCGCTGGAAACCATTGCAAGTTTTGCAGGGCTAAAGCTACATGTAGAGAAAGAGCAAGAATGAATTTAGAAGTTGCTAAATTTGATTTTAAGGAGCCAGCACTTTTAAGTGATGAAGAAGTAGGGGAAGCATTAAAACAGGCACAGGATTTAGCTAAGTGGGCAGAGGATTTAAAAGATTATGCACTTGCTGAAAGTTTAAAGGGAAAACTTATTCCTGGATGGAAAGCTGTAGAAGGTAGAGGTTCAAGAGTATTTACTGATAATGAAGAAGCATTGAAAGTCTTAATGGGCAGTGGGATTGATGAAACAATGCTTTATGAAAGAAAACAATTAACATTGGCTCAAATAGAAAAAGTACTAGGACCTAAACAGTTTAAAGAATTAGTAGGAAATATGGTAGAAAAATCACCAGGTAAACCTACATTAGTATTAGATACAGATAAGAGAGAAGCTATATCAAATAAAACAACAGCAGTAGAAGATTTTAAGGAGGAGATATAAATGGCAGTAATTAATACAAAAGTAGTAACAGGAAAAGTGAGATTAAGTTTTGTACATGTTTTTAAACCTTATGCACCAACACCAGATCAAGAAGAGAAATATAGTGTAACAGTTTTAGTTCCTAAGTCAGATACAGTTACTAAGGCTAAAATAGATGCAGCAATACAGTTGGCAACTGAACAAGGGGTAGCTAGTAAGTGGAATGGGGTAAAACCTCCAAAAATAGCAATACCTATATATGATGGTGATGGAGTAAAACCATCTGATGGAATGCCTTTTGGGGATGAATGTAAAGGACATTGGGTTTTTACAGCAAGTGCTAAAAAGGATTATCCACCACAAGTAGTAGATGCTCAAGTAAATGCTATTTTAAATCAATCTGAGGTATATAGTGGTATTTATGGAAGAGTATCAGTTAACTTTTTTCCATATGCATTTGCAGGAAAAAAAGGTATAGGAGTAGGGCTTAACAATGTTCAAAAACTTATGGATGGAGAACCATTAAGTGGAAGAGCTAATGCAGCAGAAGATTTTGGAACACCTGTAGAAGTGGATCCAATTACAGGGCAACCAATATAAATTAAAAATACAGGGCGGTCATATTTGATGGCCGCCTAATTTATAAGAGGTGTTGGAAATGAAGATATATAGTTGTGAACATTGTGGAAGTGAAGTAATAGTATCTGATAATTTAATTAAATGTAGCAGTTGTGATACTGAATTTTATGATACTGATGGACTTTCTTATGAGGTGGTGTAATGAAACATTTAAGTATAGATATAGAAACATACAGCAGTGTAGATATTAAAAAAGCAGGAATGTATAAATACGCATTATCAGATGATTTCCAAATACTTCTATTTGCTTATTCAATAGATTTTGGAGAGGTAAAAATAATAGACTTGGCCAAGGGTGAAATTCTTCCAGAAGTTATTATAGAAGCTCTTAATGATAAAAATATAATAAAGCATGCATACAATGCACCATTTGAATGGTGGTGTCTTAATCAAGCAGGATATAAAACAAGCATTGAACAATGGAGAGATACTATGTTCCACGGGCTTTACTGTGGCTATACAGCAGGATTAGGAGCTACAGGAGCAGCAATTGGATTACCGCAAGATAAGAAAAAAGATACAACAGGAAAAGCATTAATAAAGTTATTCTGTGTTCCTTGCAAGCCTACTAAAAAGAATGGTGGAAGGCTGAGAAACTTACCACACCATGAACCTGAGAAATGGGAATTATTTAAAAATTACTGCATCCAGGATGTAGTGACTGAAACTGAAATATATAAAAGATTAAGTAACTTTCCAGTACCACAGGAGGAACAGGAATTGTGGGTATTAGACCAGAAAATAAATGCTTATGGTGTGAAGATAGATACAGAGCTTGTAAAAGGGGCATTAAGTATAAATGATATTGTGACAGCTGAACTTACAGAAGAAGCTATACAAGTAACAGGTCTTGATAACCCTAACAGTGCAGCTCAATTAGGAAAGTGGTTAAAAGAAAAAACTGGCCAAGATATAGAAAACCTTCAAAAAGGAACTGTATCAGAGCTTATAGGGAGTTTAGAAGATAAAGAAGCAGTAAGAGTATTAGAAATACGCCAGGAGCTTGCTAAAACCAGTATAAAGAAGTATGTGGCCATGGAAGAAGCAATATGTCCTGATGGAAGAATAAGAGGACTATTACAATTTTATGGAGCCAACAGGACAGGAAGATGGGCAGGTAGATTAGTCCAAGTTCAGAATTTACCTAGAAATTATTTAGAAACTTTAGATTATGCAAGAGAGATAGTAAAAAGCCAGGATGCTGATTTTTTAAAATTAGTATATGGAAATGTATCTGATACTTTAAGCCAGCTTATAAGAACAGCTTTTGTACCATCAGAGGGACATAAATTTGTAGTAGCAGACTTTAGTGCCATTGAGGCAAGAGTTATAGCATGGCTAGCGGGGGAACAGTGGAGACAGGAAGTATTTGCCACACATGGAAAAATCTATGAAGCATCAGCAAGTCAAATGTTTGGAGTACCTATAGAACTGATTAAAAAAGGTAATCCTGAGTATGCATTAAGACAAAAAGGAAAAGTAGCAGAACTAGCACTGGGATATGGTGGAAGCTCAGGTGCACTTATAGCCATGGGCGCACTAGATATGGGGTTAGAAGAAAAAGAACTACCAGATGTAGTAAGAAGATGGAGAAATGCAAATAAAAGGATAACAGATTTATGGTATGGGATAGAAAATGCAGTTATAAAGCTTATGGAAACAGGAGAAACCCAAGGCTTGAAAGGGATTATTTTCAGTAGGGAAATAGATCTTATTTATGACCAAGATTTTCTGACTATAAAACTTCCATCAGGAAGAAAGCTTTATTATCCAAAACCACATTTAAAAGAGAATAGATTTGGCAGTAATGCATTACATTATTTTGGAGTTAACCAAACTACTAAAAAATGGGAAGTGCAAGAAACATATGGCGGAAAACTTGTGGAGAATATAGTACAGGCAATATCAAGAGATTGCTTGGCAGTAACTTTAAAGAGATTAGAAACTGAAGGGCTGCAAACTGTTATGCATATCCATGATGAAGCAGTAATAGATGCAGATCCTAATGTTGATTTAAATAAAGTATGTGAATTAATGGGGCAACCTATAGAGTGGGCTCCTGGATTATTATTAAAGGCTGCTGGATTTGAAAGTGGTTATTATATGAAAGACTAGAGGTGTAATTATGGCTGAAACTTATAAAAAGATGGGTATGTTTATACAAAATCAAATAAAAGAATGGTGTTTACTCCAGAATTACATTATAACCATAAAAAACCTTGGAAAGTAAAAGATTTAATATATTTATGTGGCATGTGGGAGAGAAGGCAAAAAGGAATGAGAAGCAAAGATATTGCTCTTTGTTTAGGTAGAACACTTGGAACATGCGCTAGTAAAGTAACATCATTAAAGAAAGTTGGAGAGTATAAAAGTTATGCAGATAAATTTAATGACTAAGAAAGGAGGTGGCCAAGTTGAAATTTGATAGAGAAATAACCATCAGTTCAGC
Above is a window of Fusobacterium varium DNA encoding:
- a CDS encoding type IV-A pilus assembly ATPase PilB, yielding MKNIVKNIKFENNQIFLEILKEEKLRKENYILDEKLFKNRVVQYLLEKNLIKENFFPCYVNKEKIVLIVFESLKKDILDILYIKFKLKVISLFCDKKSFLIGMEKFKKIQKYGDIEEIENIFRELQKKENKSEKNESEDIYKSLSIESPIVVKGLSAIIIHGVEREASDIHIG
- a CDS encoding Helix-turn-helix domain — protein: MEKEKNKGYSKLKGYFVENNISQQDVAKLLEINRSTLNSKLNRNKADFTMEEARLISLKYGLDMNQFFLI
- a CDS encoding Domain of uncharacterised function (DUF955) yields the protein MINIPVRVKNLVKKWGTRDPFKLCKYLGIYVTFKDLGENTKGCYQKIKGKKTIIINSTLDDFSKKVVCAHELGHGVCHSSREVQFSREYTLLPKNSIFEKQANEFSAELLVDENDDEYIYNCDIDFKILQELKNLKYKR
- a CDS encoding Protein of uncharacterised function (DUF2800); protein product: MAHAILSASGASRWMACTPSARLEEQFPDSTSEYAKEGTLAHELCELKVRKNLIEPMHTRTYNSKLKKIKEHELWQDEMDRHTDTYLEYIQGLLHSFSCTPAVMVEKKVDFSSYVPDGFGTADCIIIAEGVLHVIDFKYGKGVAVSAENNSQMKLYGLGAYLEYSFLYAIDKVKMTIVQPRLDEVISEYEISVTELMEWAEEIVKPLAEKAYKGEGTYIAGNHCKFCRAKATCRERARMNLEVAKFDFKEPALLSDEEVGEALKQAQDLAKWAEDLKDYALAESLKGKLIPGWKAVEGRGSRVFTDNEEALKVLMGSGIDETMLYERKQLTLAQIEKVLGPKQFKELVGNMVEKSPGKPTLVLDTDKREAISNKTTAVEDFKEEI
- a CDS encoding Helix-turn-helix domain, with the protein product METKDILKQLRFEKNLSMDELCEKLNKLYNLKITKSMISRWENGQASPNNTYLSAYAKFFNIDLNYLVGLTDTKRPLYFINPELETLNKRETLQLKELLHQNAMFFNDDSVSDDDKEKFLTALQEAFYEVKFIKQQERKNKTKK
- the Int-Tn gene encoding Integrase, translating into MSTYKSKDEKSWETSFYYIDYQGKRKQKHKRGFRTKKEAEKWKREFLVKMTSDPTMSFQSMYDLYYEDLKVRVKYITMINKEKIFNLHILPFFKDISVSDITPLTIREWQNKLLKKDYSNSYIGGIQKYLNAFFNYAIKFHNLKSNPLKITGKAKLNKPKKEMEIWEPHEFEKFIGTFLKEDYLHRSFFSLLFYGGFRIGEVLALRLDDIDFKNSTIRVDETKTFVTKDAIINSPKTEKSNRVVDMPLSVMEILKKHIKTLYGIENRDFIYSRHQSSIRNNLRRHLKKAGLKNIRIHDLRHSHVSMLIHMGVNVVDIADRVGHDNPTTTLNTYSHMYSNNGKKIADLLENNITKVLP
- a CDS encoding Protein of uncharacterised function (DUF2815) — translated: MAVINTKVVTGKVRLSFVHVFKPYAPTPDQEEKYSVTVLVPKSDTVTKAKIDAAIQLATEQGVASKWNGVKPPKIAIPIYDGDGVKPSDGMPFGDECKGHWVFTASAKKDYPPQVVDAQVNAILNQSEVYSGIYGRVSVNFFPYAFAGKKGIGVGLNNVQKLMDGEPLSGRANAAEDFGTPVEVDPITGQPI
- the polA_1 gene encoding DNA polymerase I, thermostable, with protein sequence MKHLSIDIETYSSVDIKKAGMYKYALSDDFQILLFAYSIDFGEVKIIDLAKGEILPEVIIEALNDKNIIKHAYNAPFEWWCLNQAGYKTSIEQWRDTMFHGLYCGYTAGLGATGAAIGLPQDKKKDTTGKALIKLFCVPCKPTKKNGGRLRNLPHHEPEKWELFKNYCIQDVVTETEIYKRLSNFPVPQEEQELWVLDQKINAYGVKIDTELVKGALSINDIVTAELTEEAIQVTGLDNPNSAAQLGKWLKEKTGQDIENLQKGTVSELIGSLEDKEAVRVLEIRQELAKTSIKKYVAMEEAICPDGRIRGLLQFYGANRTGRWAGRLVQVQNLPRNYLETLDYAREIVKSQDADFLKLVYGNVSDTLSQLIRTAFVPSEGHKFVVADFSAIEARVIAWLAGEQWRQEVFATHGKIYEASASQMFGVPIELIKKGNPEYALRQKGKVAELALGYGGSSGALIAMGALDMGLEEKELPDVVRRWRNANKRITDLWYGIENAVIKLMETGETQGLKGIIFSREIDLIYDQDFLTIKLPSGRKLYYPKPHLKENRFGSNALHYFGVNQTTKKWEVQETYGGKLVENIVQAISRDCLAVTLKRLETEGLQTVMHIHDEAVIDADPNVDLNKVCELMGQPIEWAPGLLLKAAGFESGYYMKD